The proteins below come from a single Corynebacterium cystitidis genomic window:
- a CDS encoding sigma factor: protein MFRRRIGCTEAIRSGDCQDLSGFGRLKHVCSENLSYVGSRADAEDLTQETLLTLLTKTPCFNDEEHEKAWVLRVAINKCKEHLRKHARLVPLDEQELAVRQPVGNKHHGAVGCLPPFSALGCRTWKCWTLLADQSMHAIRRRGDDQRRGDHR, encoded by the coding sequence GTGTTTAGGCGTCGCATTGGTTGTACGGAAGCGATTAGGTCTGGTGACTGTCAGGATTTGTCAGGATTTGGGCGACTCAAACATGTATGTAGTGAAAACCTATCCTATGTTGGATCGCGTGCCGATGCGGAGGATCTCACCCAGGAAACGCTGTTAACCCTGTTGACTAAAACCCCATGTTTTAATGATGAGGAGCACGAGAAGGCGTGGGTGCTGCGAGTAGCGATCAATAAGTGCAAGGAGCATCTGCGCAAACATGCTCGACTAGTGCCACTCGACGAGCAGGAACTAGCCGTGCGTCAACCTGTCGGAAATAAACACCACGGCGCCGTTGGGTGTCTGCCACCGTTTTCGGCTTTGGGGTGTCGGACATGGAAATGCTGGACACTATTGGCAGACCAATCAATGCACGCGATACGTAGGCGGGGTGACGATCAGCGCAGAGGCGATCATAGGTGA
- a CDS encoding type II toxin-antitoxin system HipA family toxin: MTDLSRLRFIDSANVFKAGRLAAQLTRNDSGSVTFQYKESYSGPGVATTLPLGVDRSPAPNGALPPFFAGLLPEGHRLSVLQRAVKTSLDDEFTLLLAVGNDLPGDVQVLPEGQHPSDSVPSIDIGDPNVRFRDIVDLVDTVGIPGVQSKASASMINALVTSRNQHAILKIDPPEHPHLVFNEALHLTHAHNLGIPVSEATITHDRESIPGLVVKRFDRCTDGSTRALEDATQVLDLPPARKYNVDAAEVVKALAAKTKAPLIATRNLYLQFIFAWLTGNGDLHAKNVSIVQDATGDWHIAPVYDVPCTALYGDMTLALPVAGRTKNVRLRHWDEFADAIGLPHAAARSANTVAMRAAQAVNLETLPLSGSPLYAAERELRQRRSQLE; this comes from the coding sequence ATGACAGACCTGTCACGACTGCGTTTCATTGACAGCGCGAATGTGTTCAAAGCTGGACGGCTCGCTGCTCAGCTGACCCGAAATGACTCGGGAAGCGTTACTTTCCAATACAAAGAATCCTACAGCGGTCCAGGTGTTGCCACGACACTCCCTCTCGGCGTTGACCGCTCCCCCGCCCCCAACGGGGCGCTGCCGCCTTTCTTCGCGGGTCTGTTACCTGAGGGCCACCGACTATCGGTGTTACAGCGTGCGGTCAAGACTTCCTTGGATGATGAATTTACGCTACTGCTTGCTGTAGGAAATGATCTTCCTGGAGATGTCCAAGTCTTACCAGAAGGCCAGCACCCATCTGATTCTGTTCCGTCTATTGATATTGGTGATCCGAATGTTCGGTTCCGCGATATTGTCGACTTGGTGGATACGGTTGGCATTCCCGGTGTTCAATCGAAGGCCTCCGCATCTATGATTAATGCGTTGGTCACGAGTCGAAACCAACACGCAATTCTCAAAATTGATCCTCCTGAGCATCCACACTTAGTGTTCAACGAGGCGCTCCATCTCACCCACGCCCACAACCTGGGAATTCCAGTTAGTGAAGCAACGATAACACATGACCGCGAATCGATTCCCGGCCTAGTGGTGAAACGATTCGACCGTTGCACAGATGGCTCGACACGGGCGCTTGAAGATGCCACCCAAGTGTTGGATCTTCCTCCAGCACGAAAGTACAACGTCGACGCAGCAGAAGTAGTTAAAGCGCTGGCCGCCAAAACTAAAGCACCGCTTATTGCTACCCGCAACCTGTATCTCCAATTTATCTTTGCGTGGCTAACTGGTAACGGCGACTTGCATGCAAAGAACGTCTCGATCGTGCAAGATGCCACTGGCGACTGGCATATTGCACCAGTCTATGACGTGCCGTGCACCGCGCTGTACGGGGATATGACGTTGGCCTTGCCGGTCGCGGGCCGAACGAAAAACGTCCGCCTACGTCATTGGGATGAGTTCGCAGACGCTATCGGCCTGCCCCATGCTGCAGCTCGAAGCGCTAACACGGTAGCCATGCGCGCTGCTCAGGCCGTGAATCTAGAGACCTTGCCCTTAAGTGGCTCTCCCCTCTACGCCGCCGAACGCGAGCTGCGCCAGCGCCGGAGCCAACTGGAGTAG
- a CDS encoding helix-turn-helix domain-containing protein, giving the protein MAETRNDVAVNVGKIIYKTRKTYNLTQVQLSELAGLSDKTVRDIEHGTGSPSLNSVLTVLDVLGLSFEVTS; this is encoded by the coding sequence GTGGCTGAGACGCGTAACGACGTAGCTGTGAATGTTGGCAAGATCATCTACAAAACCCGCAAGACATACAATCTTACCCAGGTGCAACTCTCGGAGCTCGCGGGATTATCGGATAAAACAGTACGCGATATCGAGCATGGGACGGGCTCACCGAGCTTGAACTCGGTACTCACGGTCCTCGATGTCCTTGGGCTCTCTTTTGAGGTGACCTCATGA
- a CDS encoding excalibur calcium-binding domain-containing protein, translated as MSHRLHPQFRRFTTLAALTTVAISATACAGSPDDTAEASLNRSTTVTEVTTAFSTITVTETVTAEPAPAPEPEPAPEPAPAPEENNQQLGFLAPPPAPAPAPPPAPAPAPAPPAAPAAASVYYANCSEARAAGAAPIYAGEPGYRSKLDRDGDGVACE; from the coding sequence ATGTCTCATAGACTGCATCCCCAATTCCGTCGCTTTACTACCCTTGCTGCTCTTACCACGGTGGCCATATCTGCCACTGCGTGTGCTGGCAGTCCCGACGATACGGCTGAAGCTTCACTGAACCGCTCGACCACCGTTACCGAAGTGACCACGGCTTTCTCCACGATCACGGTCACTGAGACGGTGACCGCCGAGCCTGCCCCGGCCCCCGAACCAGAGCCAGCACCTGAGCCCGCCCCTGCCCCCGAGGAAAACAATCAGCAGCTCGGGTTCCTCGCCCCACCACCAGCGCCCGCACCGGCACCACCACCAGCGCCCGCCCCAGCTCCTGCACCGCCGGCTGCTCCTGCAGCAGCGTCGGTCTATTACGCGAATTGCAGCGAGGCCCGCGCTGCTGGTGCCGCCCCGATTTACGCTGGCGAGCCCGGCTATAGGAGCAAGCTCGACCGCGATGGTGACGGCGTGGCCTGCGAGTAG
- a CDS encoding DUF4230 domain-containing protein gives MWTVNPTQGEEEVSVTRTTVEGSFDQIAELSVEEYIFTNVGKRENAGRVLFGRNVPLTGNSFLLTYSGVVKAGVEDFEAVEVRIDDEAATIDVTVPRVKVTSSEIDPDSITVYDQSMNPFNQIEMQDFSNFIAEEKRVAEQKAVEAGLLERAEDRVKMLMVSHVEALTGGTQQDGYAVKVGWK, from the coding sequence TTGTGGACGGTCAACCCGACGCAGGGCGAGGAAGAGGTGTCGGTCACGCGCACGACGGTGGAAGGCTCGTTCGATCAAATCGCCGAGTTGTCCGTTGAGGAATATATCTTCACCAACGTGGGCAAGCGCGAGAACGCAGGCCGAGTGCTGTTCGGGCGCAACGTGCCGCTGACAGGCAACTCATTTTTGCTGACCTACTCCGGCGTGGTCAAGGCGGGCGTGGAGGATTTTGAGGCGGTGGAGGTGCGTATCGACGATGAGGCAGCCACCATCGATGTGACGGTGCCGAGGGTAAAGGTGACAAGTTCTGAAATCGATCCGGACTCAATAACTGTGTACGACCAGTCAATGAACCCGTTCAACCAGATAGAAATGCAAGACTTCTCCAATTTCATTGCCGAAGAAAAACGCGTGGCCGAGCAAAAGGCTGTGGAGGCTGGACTTCTGGAGCGCGCGGAAGATCGCGTGAAAATGCTGATGGTCTCGCATGTGGAGGCACTGACTGGGGGCACCCAGCAGGACGGCTACGCCGTGAAGGTGGGTTGGAAGTAG
- a CDS encoding ABC transporter substrate-binding protein has protein sequence MRKSFLTWGAVVVSASLLLTACSDSDTTTDAGSDATNGTTSSSSQRGGSTTERADDELVLALGDFGESEFDPAKGWGTHNEHKVLHSSLLKWTNDMELVGDLAESYDVDGATWTFQLNPDFAFSDGEPVTAEDVVFTYEMLVEDGTNFDLSTVKEVRAEGDTTVVFELNGPDSLFGPLTALIGIVPEHAYGPDYSDNPIGSGPYKIVDKQIGEQVIMEANEHYPQEMHYKKLTFLLADEEAAIAAANAGEVDVLKVSHSNADQQIDGMELEVRESVDTFAVVLPVTESGNTGVTVGEKVEVGNDITADPAIREAITVGLDREELSELVLNGYGHPAWSVADELPWEVDFSFDDGQVEQATQILKDAGWEDTNGDGTVDKDGTEAVIPLMVPSTDPTRVDLGEVLAVQAERFGIKFEQEHVTWDDIYEEGKTKAVIFALGSLSPKELWDVYSTDAIDTGYNNMPNYSNPEVDKYFEQARRAEDFEASLNLWKEGQKAGANAHPDGDVSMAWILRRDHLFIVNEDVDLGSELIHGHGHGLQIFRNVEEWS, from the coding sequence ATGCGTAAAAGTTTCTTGACCTGGGGTGCGGTGGTCGTCTCGGCCTCGCTGCTACTGACCGCTTGCAGCGACTCCGACACCACAACTGACGCGGGATCAGACGCGACCAACGGCACCACTTCTTCATCCAGCCAGCGTGGAGGCAGCACTACCGAGCGTGCCGACGACGAACTGGTCCTCGCACTCGGAGATTTCGGCGAGTCTGAATTTGATCCCGCCAAGGGCTGGGGTACCCACAATGAGCACAAGGTGCTGCACTCTTCCCTGCTGAAGTGGACCAATGACATGGAATTGGTCGGCGACCTCGCGGAATCCTACGACGTGGACGGGGCAACCTGGACATTCCAACTCAACCCTGACTTCGCTTTTTCTGACGGCGAGCCCGTCACCGCAGAAGACGTTGTGTTCACCTACGAGATGCTGGTCGAGGATGGAACCAACTTTGACCTCTCTACGGTCAAGGAGGTCCGCGCCGAAGGTGACACCACGGTGGTCTTCGAGCTCAACGGGCCAGACTCGCTTTTTGGGCCGCTGACCGCACTGATCGGCATTGTTCCGGAGCATGCTTATGGCCCCGACTACTCTGATAACCCCATTGGCTCCGGCCCGTACAAGATCGTTGATAAGCAGATCGGCGAGCAGGTTATCATGGAAGCCAACGAGCACTACCCGCAGGAGATGCACTATAAGAAGCTCACATTCTTACTGGCAGACGAAGAAGCCGCCATCGCCGCGGCTAACGCCGGCGAGGTCGACGTACTGAAGGTCTCGCACAGTAACGCAGACCAGCAGATTGATGGCATGGAGCTGGAGGTGCGCGAATCCGTCGATACGTTCGCAGTTGTTCTTCCTGTTACTGAGTCCGGCAACACGGGTGTCACTGTGGGCGAGAAGGTGGAAGTTGGCAACGACATCACTGCCGACCCAGCAATCCGCGAAGCGATCACCGTGGGGCTTGACCGCGAGGAGCTGTCCGAGCTGGTGCTCAACGGATACGGGCACCCGGCATGGTCGGTGGCTGACGAGCTACCGTGGGAAGTTGACTTCTCCTTCGACGACGGCCAGGTTGAGCAAGCCACCCAGATCCTGAAGGACGCCGGATGGGAAGACACCAACGGCGACGGCACCGTGGACAAAGACGGCACCGAAGCAGTCATCCCGCTGATGGTGCCCTCTACTGACCCGACCCGCGTCGACCTCGGCGAGGTACTAGCGGTGCAGGCCGAACGATTTGGCATCAAGTTTGAGCAAGAACATGTCACCTGGGATGACATCTACGAAGAGGGCAAGACCAAGGCGGTTATTTTCGCTCTGGGCTCACTCTCGCCTAAGGAATTGTGGGACGTTTACTCCACCGACGCGATTGATACTGGCTACAACAACATGCCGAACTACTCCAACCCGGAAGTAGATAAGTATTTTGAGCAGGCACGCCGCGCAGAAGACTTCGAGGCGTCGCTGAACCTTTGGAAAGAAGGCCAGAAGGCCGGTGCCAACGCACACCCTGATGGTGATGTTTCCATGGCGTGGATCCTGCGCCGTGACCACCTCTTCATAGTCAACGAGGACGTTGACTTAGGCAGCGAACTCATCCATGGACATGGCCACGGCCTGCAGATCTTCCGCAATGTGGAGGAATGGAGCTGA
- a CDS encoding ABC transporter permease — protein sequence MELKRLALTIIRLAGLLLSVTLVAFLLVEFSPLDPIAEYINDLQGISDEQIAQIAALWGQDQPWWQRYFGWLGGLITGDMGTSYMYRRDVADILAYAVGNSLILMTIAWSLSAVLGYSLGVVAGARRGGIFDRIIVAVTYLLTSTPTFVVGLVLIMIFGVYLGWVPVGMSQPLGMLSDEVTFTDRLQHAVMPAITVALVGISSVTLHTRQAMVAFMDSDIVRFARSRGMSTGQIVWRQGIRNTIIPAIMLQFTTLSSLVGGSVMAETVFSYHGLGSIITQAGLNGDIPLLLGAVVITSMVVFVGNLLADAIAVALEPRIHSSKQAQVKEDRDAFDPVSATAHPQ from the coding sequence ATGGAGCTGAAGCGGCTAGCACTAACGATTATTCGGCTGGCAGGGCTGCTGCTGAGTGTCACACTCGTGGCATTCCTGCTTGTCGAGTTTTCGCCCTTGGACCCCATCGCGGAGTACATCAATGACCTGCAAGGGATCAGCGATGAGCAGATCGCCCAGATTGCTGCGCTGTGGGGGCAGGACCAACCGTGGTGGCAGCGCTACTTCGGCTGGCTGGGTGGGTTAATCACTGGTGACATGGGCACCAGCTACATGTACCGTCGTGATGTCGCCGACATCCTCGCCTACGCGGTGGGTAACTCGCTGATCCTCATGACGATTGCGTGGTCGCTTTCTGCCGTCCTCGGTTACAGCCTCGGAGTGGTGGCCGGCGCGCGCCGCGGTGGGATCTTCGACCGGATCATCGTCGCGGTGACCTACCTGCTCACCTCAACGCCAACATTCGTGGTAGGCCTCGTTCTCATCATGATTTTCGGCGTGTACTTGGGCTGGGTGCCCGTGGGGATGTCGCAACCATTGGGCATGCTTTCCGACGAAGTTACTTTCACTGACCGCCTCCAACATGCAGTGATGCCGGCCATCACTGTGGCGCTGGTGGGTATTTCTTCGGTGACGCTGCACACTCGCCAGGCAATGGTGGCGTTTATGGACTCTGACATTGTGCGCTTTGCCCGTTCCCGCGGGATGTCCACAGGTCAGATTGTGTGGCGCCAAGGTATCCGCAACACCATTATTCCGGCGATCATGCTGCAGTTCACCACGCTGTCATCCCTGGTGGGTGGCTCGGTGATGGCAGAGACCGTCTTCTCCTATCACGGCTTGGGCTCCATCATTACCCAAGCAGGCCTCAATGGTGATATCCCGCTGCTGCTGGGTGCTGTGGTGATCACCTCGATGGTGGTGTTTGTGGGAAACCTGCTGGCAGACGCCATCGCGGTGGCATTGGAGCCACGCATTCACAGCAGCAAACAAGCACAGGTAAAGGAGGACCGCGATGCGTTCGACCCTGTATCAGCCACGGCGCACCCTCAATAA
- a CDS encoding ABC transporter permease — protein MRSTLYQPRRTLNNRVLFAVFLVLAIVWVALIFFLAAAYPEASIRPTAGQRNLPPDSEFLLGTDWMGRDMMARTVKGLALSLRVAAVTATVSALVSVVLGILAASGPKWADRLVNWLVDMNLGVPHIVASLLISFAVGGGTLGVVLGVGLTQWAPLARLIRGEILKVREEPYVAMSRARGHSRGWVVRNHLLPALIPHILVGYVYMIPHSILHESSLTFLGFGFDPTRPSLGIILSEGMRFLSAGQWWLVAGPIVMLLVLVLLLEASSQLLRGLLAPATRHQ, from the coding sequence ATGCGTTCGACCCTGTATCAGCCACGGCGCACCCTCAATAACCGCGTGCTATTCGCCGTGTTCCTTGTGCTGGCTATTGTCTGGGTGGCACTCATTTTCTTCCTGGCGGCTGCCTACCCTGAGGCGTCGATACGCCCCACCGCAGGCCAGCGCAACCTACCACCCGACAGCGAATTCCTGCTCGGCACAGACTGGATGGGCCGCGATATGATGGCGCGTACTGTCAAAGGGCTGGCTTTAAGTCTGCGCGTGGCAGCGGTCACCGCCACGGTGTCTGCGCTGGTCTCTGTGGTACTTGGCATCCTGGCTGCTAGTGGGCCGAAGTGGGCCGATCGGCTGGTCAACTGGCTTGTCGACATGAACTTGGGCGTGCCCCACATTGTGGCCTCCCTGCTGATCTCGTTTGCGGTTGGTGGAGGAACTCTCGGTGTGGTGCTTGGCGTGGGGCTGACCCAATGGGCGCCGCTGGCACGGCTAATCCGCGGTGAGATCTTGAAGGTGCGGGAAGAACCATATGTGGCCATGTCACGCGCCCGCGGCCATAGTCGTGGTTGGGTGGTGCGCAACCACCTTTTGCCGGCGCTGATCCCTCATATCCTGGTGGGCTACGTTTACATGATCCCGCATTCCATCCTGCACGAGTCTTCGCTGACATTTCTTGGTTTTGGCTTCGACCCCACACGCCCGTCGTTAGGCATCATTTTGAGCGAAGGTATGCGCTTCCTCTCTGCCGGGCAGTGGTGGCTGGTCGCAGGTCCCATCGTGATGCTGCTTGTACTCGTGTTGCTTCTCGAGGCATCTAGCCAACTGCTGCGCGGCCTGCTCGCCCCGGCCACGAGGCACCAATAG
- a CDS encoding ATP-binding cassette domain-containing protein, producing MTAPSALFVRDLEVSFHQYVGLVGRRHVTPLRGVSLDIAPGEILAVVGASGGGKSLLADAILGLLPVNSHVRGKIHVDPDTMRYVPQGVNHFDPTLTMGKFISMDRLDPVRQLARFGLGEEVAHMYPHELSGGMLRRATLATVNPKLTRLLIADEPTPGLDPATTDLVLEFFNQLSVEGCAILFITHDMVAATRVAHRIAVLRDGQIVETVPGDLSGELAPYTQALWDAQPANKFWGAIR from the coding sequence ATGACTGCACCATCTGCATTATTTGTGCGCGACCTTGAGGTCTCCTTCCACCAATACGTTGGGTTGGTGGGGCGCCGCCACGTCACACCCTTGCGCGGGGTCAGTCTGGACATCGCGCCGGGGGAGATCCTGGCTGTTGTCGGCGCGTCCGGCGGGGGTAAGTCTTTGCTTGCCGACGCCATCCTGGGACTTCTGCCCGTTAACTCGCATGTGCGCGGCAAAATTCATGTGGACCCCGACACCATGAGGTACGTGCCTCAAGGTGTCAACCACTTCGACCCAACCTTGACCATGGGTAAGTTCATTTCGATGGACCGCTTGGACCCAGTGCGCCAGTTGGCACGGTTTGGGTTGGGGGAGGAGGTCGCCCACATGTACCCCCACGAACTATCTGGCGGGATGCTGCGGCGTGCCACCCTGGCCACTGTCAACCCGAAACTGACGCGGCTACTAATCGCTGACGAGCCAACCCCTGGCCTGGATCCCGCCACAACTGACCTGGTGTTGGAGTTTTTTAACCAGCTGTCGGTCGAGGGCTGCGCTATCTTGTTCATCACTCATGACATGGTGGCTGCCACGCGTGTGGCTCACCGCATTGCTGTGCTACGCGATGGTCAGATCGTGGAAACTGTGCCCGGCGATCTGTCCGGCGAGCTAGCTCCTTATACCCAAGCCCTGTGGGATGCCCAACCCGCCAACAAATTCTGGGGAGCAATCCGATGA
- a CDS encoding ATP-binding cassette domain-containing protein, with protein MSLHAHDISFAYPGAGAATGAGPILCGINLEVPPGVVVGLHGYSGAGKSTLAKILAGQLLPDAGQVTVDGQPLHHGTYLPVQLIQQHPERAIDARWRLNKVVRGISAETLERMGVEPDWLERYPLEVSGGQLQRINISRALDPRTKYVVADEITTMMDALLQADIWAGLIDEVQRRQLGLLVISHDHDLLRHVCDQVVALDELG; from the coding sequence ATGAGCCTGCATGCACACGACATTAGTTTCGCGTATCCCGGCGCTGGCGCTGCCACCGGGGCAGGCCCCATCCTGTGCGGGATTAATCTGGAGGTGCCGCCCGGTGTGGTTGTCGGCCTGCACGGCTACAGCGGTGCCGGTAAATCCACCCTGGCGAAGATTTTGGCCGGGCAATTGCTACCGGATGCAGGTCAGGTCACCGTTGACGGCCAACCGCTGCACCACGGCACGTACCTGCCTGTCCAATTGATTCAGCAGCACCCTGAGCGTGCCATTGATGCCCGCTGGCGCCTGAACAAAGTTGTGCGGGGTATCTCGGCAGAGACTTTGGAGCGTATGGGTGTAGAGCCTGACTGGCTGGAGCGCTACCCTTTGGAGGTCTCGGGCGGCCAGCTGCAACGCATCAATATCTCACGCGCTTTAGATCCGCGCACCAAATACGTGGTGGCTGATGAAATCACCACCATGATGGACGCGCTGCTTCAGGCAGACATTTGGGCAGGGCTTATCGACGAAGTCCAGCGAAGGCAGCTCGGATTGTTAGTGATCTCGCACGACCATGACCTGCTGCGCCACGTGTGCGACCAGGTTGTGGCCTTGGACGAGCTGGGCTAG